One genomic region from Gammaproteobacteria bacterium encodes:
- a CDS encoding pseudouridine synthase — MSLIAFNKPFGVLCQFSGEGRTLKDYIDVPDVYPAGRLDKDSEGLLLLTDDGQLQAKISSPKFKKPKTYWVLVEREPDDAALEQLRRGVELKDGLTKPAEVKRIDTPEGLWERDPPVRYRKNVTDVWLEMTIREGRNRQVRRMTAAIGHPTLRLVRARIGEWELGDLAPGAWRELK; from the coding sequence TTGTCCTTGATTGCCTTCAACAAGCCCTTTGGCGTGCTGTGCCAGTTTTCCGGTGAAGGCCGCACGCTGAAGGATTACATCGACGTGCCGGATGTCTATCCGGCCGGTCGCCTGGACAAGGATTCCGAAGGCCTGCTGTTGCTGACGGATGATGGTCAGCTGCAGGCGAAGATATCCTCCCCGAAATTCAAGAAGCCGAAAACCTACTGGGTACTGGTCGAGCGCGAGCCCGATGATGCTGCGCTGGAGCAACTGCGCCGCGGCGTCGAGTTGAAAGACGGACTTACAAAGCCGGCTGAAGTGAAGCGCATCGACACACCCGAAGGCCTCTGGGAACGGGACCCGCCCGTGCGCTATCGCAAGAACGTCACGGACGTCTGGCTGGAAATGACGATACGGGAGGGCAGGAATCGCCAGGTGCGACGCATGACCGCCGCTATCGGCCACCCCACTCTCAGGCTGGTTCGCGCACGGATCGGGGAATGGGAGCTGGGCGACCTCGCGCCAGGGGCCTGGCGCGAGTTGAAGTAA
- the rssA gene encoding patatin-like phospholipase RssA yields MIKKTKTKIGLALGSGAARGWSHVGVIRELEKMGIKPDIVTGASVGAVVGGAYAAGRLDEFEDWIRSLGRVDIIRLLDAKMSGGGFLQGKSLMGAISKQMGNPDIEDLDIPFGCVATGLQTGREIWLREGSLLDACRASIALPGMFAPARDDEGELLIDGGLVNPVPVSLARAMGADVVIAVNLNGDLVGQHFYSHTPENDQQAVEDSDRELAEIEEKDSTIAKWAAKLKAGMGIRLDSYISSLRKSGTADPGLFDVMAGSIDIMQDRITRSRMAGDPPDVHIVPKLNHIGLMEFDRAKEAIEGGRKATQREKEELEPLIKAAK; encoded by the coding sequence ATGATCAAGAAAACCAAGACAAAAATCGGTCTCGCTCTCGGCTCGGGCGCTGCACGTGGCTGGTCGCACGTCGGTGTGATTCGCGAGCTCGAGAAGATGGGCATCAAGCCGGACATCGTTACCGGCGCATCGGTTGGCGCAGTGGTCGGCGGCGCCTATGCTGCCGGCAGGCTGGACGAGTTCGAGGACTGGATTCGATCACTGGGGCGCGTCGACATCATTCGCCTGCTGGATGCCAAGATGTCCGGTGGTGGCTTCCTGCAGGGCAAGAGCCTGATGGGTGCCATTTCGAAACAGATGGGCAACCCCGACATCGAGGACCTTGATATCCCCTTCGGCTGCGTTGCCACGGGTCTGCAGACCGGTCGCGAGATCTGGTTGCGCGAGGGTTCGCTGCTGGACGCCTGTCGTGCGTCGATTGCCCTGCCCGGCATGTTCGCGCCGGCACGTGACGACGAGGGCGAACTGCTGATCGACGGTGGGCTGGTGAACCCGGTCCCGGTATCGCTGGCGCGTGCCATGGGTGCGGATGTGGTGATTGCCGTGAACCTGAACGGTGACCTGGTCGGCCAGCATTTCTATTCGCACACGCCCGAGAACGACCAGCAGGCTGTCGAGGACAGCGATCGCGAGCTCGCCGAGATCGAGGAAAAGGATTCCACCATTGCGAAATGGGCCGCCAAGCTGAAGGCCGGTATGGGCATACGCCTTGATTCCTACATCTCTTCCCTGCGCAAATCCGGGACCGCCGATCCCGGCCTGTTCGATGTCATGGCAGGTTCCATCGACATCATGCAGGATCGCATCACCCGCTCGCGCATGGCCGGCGATCCGCCAGACGTACACATCGTGCCGAAGCTGAATCACATCGGACTGATGGAATTCGATCGCGCCAAGGAGGCCATCGAAGGCGGTCGCAAGGCCACGCAGCGTGAGAAGGAAGAGCTGGAGCCCTTGATCAAGGCAGCGAAGTAA
- a CDS encoding 3-deoxy-7-phosphoheptulonate synthase class II yields the protein MTKSLQNSWNPASWQSKTAGQQPLYPDQSEVEQVVHTLNSLPPLVTWGEIDALKAQLAEAQRGERFLLQGGDCAESFDECTGEFIANKLKILLQMSLVLTHGLKQRIVRVGRMAGQYAKPRSADVEERDGMVLPSYRGDLINRSPFTEADRRPDPKLMLRGYERAALTLNYVRALVEGGFADLHHPEYWDLAFVNDSPLASEYREIVASIDDALNFMETISGQPIHETSRVAFFTSHEGLHLPYEQAQTHYVEEVGRWYNQSTHFPWIGMRTAELDGAHIEYFRGIANPVAVKVGPKMSLEQLKTLVETLNPENEPGRLTLIHRFGAANIKQLLPEFIKAVRETGIDVLWSADPMHGNTETTQSGIKTRRFDNILSELEDAFRIHSEMDSHLGGVHVELTGENVTECTGGARGLTDKDLERAYRSTVDPRLNYEQALEMAMRIVGRKINSNSRKASNS from the coding sequence ATGACCAAATCCCTGCAGAATTCCTGGAATCCGGCCAGCTGGCAGTCGAAGACTGCCGGCCAGCAGCCCCTTTACCCGGACCAGTCCGAGGTGGAGCAGGTCGTTCATACCCTGAATAGCCTGCCGCCGCTGGTGACCTGGGGCGAGATTGATGCGCTGAAGGCCCAGCTGGCCGAGGCGCAGCGTGGCGAGCGTTTCCTGCTGCAGGGCGGTGACTGTGCGGAATCCTTCGACGAGTGCACCGGCGAGTTCATCGCCAACAAGCTGAAGATCCTGCTGCAGATGTCACTGGTTCTGACCCACGGCCTGAAGCAGCGCATCGTGCGCGTCGGCCGCATGGCGGGGCAGTACGCCAAGCCGCGCTCGGCCGATGTCGAGGAGCGCGATGGCATGGTGCTGCCGAGCTACCGCGGCGACCTGATCAACCGCTCGCCGTTCACCGAGGCGGATCGCCGCCCGGATCCGAAGCTGATGTTGCGCGGTTACGAGCGTGCGGCGCTGACGCTGAACTACGTCCGTGCGCTGGTGGAGGGCGGCTTTGCCGACCTGCATCACCCGGAATACTGGGACCTGGCCTTTGTGAATGATTCACCGCTGGCCAGCGAGTACCGTGAAATCGTCGCTTCGATCGACGACGCACTGAACTTCATGGAAACGATTTCCGGCCAGCCGATCCACGAGACGTCGCGCGTGGCATTCTTTACCTCGCACGAAGGCCTGCACCTGCCGTACGAGCAGGCGCAGACGCATTACGTCGAGGAAGTGGGCCGCTGGTACAACCAGTCCACGCATTTCCCGTGGATCGGCATGCGCACCGCCGAGCTGGATGGTGCGCACATCGAGTACTTCCGCGGCATTGCCAACCCGGTTGCCGTGAAGGTCGGGCCGAAGATGAGCCTCGAACAACTCAAGACGCTGGTTGAGACGCTGAACCCGGAGAACGAACCAGGCCGCCTGACGCTGATCCATCGCTTTGGCGCCGCCAACATCAAGCAGCTGCTGCCGGAATTCATCAAGGCCGTGCGCGAAACGGGCATTGATGTCTTGTGGAGCGCCGACCCGATGCACGGCAACACCGAGACCACGCAGTCCGGCATCAAGACGCGTCGCTTCGACAACATCCTGTCCGAGCTGGAAGATGCTTTCCGGATTCACAGCGAAATGGATTCACACCTCGGCGGTGTGCACGTGGAGCTGACGGGCGAGAACGTGACCGAATGCACCGGTGGTGCCCGCGGCCTGACAGACAAGGACCTGGAGCGTGCGTATCGTTCGACGGTCGACCCGCGCCTGAACTACGAGCAGGCGCTGGAAATGGCCATGCGCATTGTCGGCCGCAAGATCAACTCGAACTCGCGCAAGGCCAGCAACAGCTGA